A genomic stretch from Astatotilapia calliptera chromosome 4, fAstCal1.2, whole genome shotgun sequence includes:
- the mfsd13al gene encoding transmembrane protein 180-like isoform X2 has protein sequence MNVFRHLINFGVNPAALAYAMTTLGSSMINNMFSFYYVKLFLNRYKISEGAFHQSQVVYMVWNAVNDPLFGYLQDNSRVPCCSQRRLSILYGAPLYSLAFLLAWFPWRSYAPGDWLSGLHLTVALCAFDGMLTFVLLAQCALFAEISSHHQNRLRLIKYNQVASLIGSSSVLFCGVVSNNMEDFLAFQAFAVLIAILSCGCMLYTGFHSESRFDNKASQSDAPASVDQTSHPLACSFSTLKTLTWQILTNRDFQLFVLMNFFQVFMLAFFNNFTMIFTEHLIPPDVLPSLAKSIMYGAAFICPQLLVLSSQSLLHRHGYYRIILFIFYVEAGMAAVMLAIGPQHYYFMAFFLTINMVIIQASFSLFGLPLADIIDTDLQKYKRSSPLSSMVFGTNALFTKPAQSLAPMIVLNILNHFGYEQLKDVTKDSDPSALESLHRAMFYLVCLVPMCVAALQVLAWRPFSIRNSHTVDTKKS, from the exons ATGAATGTCTTCCGACACCTGATAAACTTTGGGGTGAACCCTGCAGCGCTGGCTTATGCCATGACCACTCTGGGGTCTAGCATGATAAACAATATGTTCAGCTTCTACTATGTGAAACTCTTCCTGAATAGGTACAAGATATCCGAAGGAGCGTTTCACCAATCACAA GTGGTGTACATGGTGTGGAATGCAGTTAATGACCCTCTCTTTGGTTACCTGCAAGATAACTCCAGGGTACCCTGCTGCTCTCAGCGACGTCTCTCCATCCTGTACGGCGCTCCCCTCTACTCGCTAGCTTTTCTTTTAGCCTGGTTCCCATGGCGTTCCTACGCCCCTGGCGACTGGTTGAGTGGTTTACACTTGACAGTAGCGCTGTGTGCTTTCGATGGCATGCTAACTTTTGTGCTGTTGGCACAATGTGCCTTGTTTGCAGAGATTTCCAGCCATCATCAGAACAGACTTAGACTCATAAAGTACAACCAG GTGGCTTCTCTCATTGGCTCATCCAGTGTCCTCTTCTGTGGTGTGGTTTCCAACAACATGGAAGACTTCTTGGCCTTTCAGGCATTCGCTGTGCTGATTGCTATCCTGAGCTGTGGCTGCATGCTCTACACAGGCTTCCACAGCGAGAGCCGCTTTGACAATAAAGCATCTCAATCAGATGCTCCCGCGTCTGTTGATCAGACTTCGCATCCATTGGCATGCTCCTTCTCCACGTTGAAAACGTTGACATGGCAAATCCTGACCAACAGGGACTTTCAGCTATTTGTACTAATGAACTTCTTCCAGGTGTTCATGCTGGCCTTCTTTAATAATTTTACCATGATATTTACTGAGCACCTGATTCCTCCAGATGTGCTTCCATCATTGGCAAAGAGCATCATGTATGGAGCAGCATTCATCTGTCCACAG CTTTTAGTGCTGAGCTCTCAGAGTCTGCTGCATAGGCATGGCTACTACAGgatcatcctcttcatcttctATGTGGAGGCTGGAATGGCAGCTGTCATGCTAGCAATTGGTCCTCAGCACTACTATTTCATGGCATTTTTCCTCACCATTAACAT GGTTATAATTCAGGCCTCCTTCAGTCTTTTTGGGTTGCCTTTGGCTGACATTATTGACACTGACCTGCAGAAATACAAGCGCAG ttcccctctctcttccatGGTGTTTGGAACAAATGCACTGTTCACAAAGCCAGCTCAGTCTCTGGCTCCTATGATAGTGTTAAATATCCTGAACCACTTTGGGTATGAACAGCTGAAGGATGTCACAAAGGATTCAGATCCGAG TGCCTTGGAGAGCCTCCACAGAGCCATGTTCTACTTGGTTTGCTTGGTGCCCATGTGTGTCGCTGCTCTGCAAGTCCTGGCTTGGAGGCCGTTTTCCATTCGCAACAGTCACACAGTTGACACAAA AAAGTCCTGA
- the mfsd13al gene encoding transmembrane protein 180-like isoform X3, whose translation MNVFRHLINFGVNPAALAYAMTTLGSSMINNMFSFYYVKLFLNRYKISEGAFHQSQVVYMVWNAVNDPLFGYLQDNSRVPCCSQRRLSILYGAPLYSLAFLLAWFPWRSYAPGDWLSGLHLTVALCAFDGMLTFVLLAQCALFAEISSHHQNRLRLIKYNQVASLIGSSSVLFCGVVSNNMEDFLAFQAFAVLIAILSCGCMLYTGFHSESRFDNKASQSDAPASVDQTSHPLACSFSTLKTLTWQILTNRDFQLFVLMNFFQVFMLAFFNNFTMIFTEHLIPPDVLPSLAKSIMYGAAFICPQLLVLSSQSLLHRHGYYRIILFIFYVEAGMAAVMLAIGPQHYYFMAFFLTINMVIIQASFSLFGLPLADIIDTDLQKYKRSSPLSSMVFGTNALFTKPAQSLAPMIVLNILNHFGYEQLKDVTKDSDPRKS comes from the exons ATGAATGTCTTCCGACACCTGATAAACTTTGGGGTGAACCCTGCAGCGCTGGCTTATGCCATGACCACTCTGGGGTCTAGCATGATAAACAATATGTTCAGCTTCTACTATGTGAAACTCTTCCTGAATAGGTACAAGATATCCGAAGGAGCGTTTCACCAATCACAA GTGGTGTACATGGTGTGGAATGCAGTTAATGACCCTCTCTTTGGTTACCTGCAAGATAACTCCAGGGTACCCTGCTGCTCTCAGCGACGTCTCTCCATCCTGTACGGCGCTCCCCTCTACTCGCTAGCTTTTCTTTTAGCCTGGTTCCCATGGCGTTCCTACGCCCCTGGCGACTGGTTGAGTGGTTTACACTTGACAGTAGCGCTGTGTGCTTTCGATGGCATGCTAACTTTTGTGCTGTTGGCACAATGTGCCTTGTTTGCAGAGATTTCCAGCCATCATCAGAACAGACTTAGACTCATAAAGTACAACCAG GTGGCTTCTCTCATTGGCTCATCCAGTGTCCTCTTCTGTGGTGTGGTTTCCAACAACATGGAAGACTTCTTGGCCTTTCAGGCATTCGCTGTGCTGATTGCTATCCTGAGCTGTGGCTGCATGCTCTACACAGGCTTCCACAGCGAGAGCCGCTTTGACAATAAAGCATCTCAATCAGATGCTCCCGCGTCTGTTGATCAGACTTCGCATCCATTGGCATGCTCCTTCTCCACGTTGAAAACGTTGACATGGCAAATCCTGACCAACAGGGACTTTCAGCTATTTGTACTAATGAACTTCTTCCAGGTGTTCATGCTGGCCTTCTTTAATAATTTTACCATGATATTTACTGAGCACCTGATTCCTCCAGATGTGCTTCCATCATTGGCAAAGAGCATCATGTATGGAGCAGCATTCATCTGTCCACAG CTTTTAGTGCTGAGCTCTCAGAGTCTGCTGCATAGGCATGGCTACTACAGgatcatcctcttcatcttctATGTGGAGGCTGGAATGGCAGCTGTCATGCTAGCAATTGGTCCTCAGCACTACTATTTCATGGCATTTTTCCTCACCATTAACAT GGTTATAATTCAGGCCTCCTTCAGTCTTTTTGGGTTGCCTTTGGCTGACATTATTGACACTGACCTGCAGAAATACAAGCGCAG ttcccctctctcttccatGGTGTTTGGAACAAATGCACTGTTCACAAAGCCAGCTCAGTCTCTGGCTCCTATGATAGTGTTAAATATCCTGAACCACTTTGGGTATGAACAGCTGAAGGATGTCACAAAGGATTCAGATCCGAG AAAGTCCTGA
- the mfsd13al gene encoding transmembrane protein 180-like isoform X1, translating into MNVFRHLINFGVNPAALAYAMTTLGSSMINNMFSFYYVKLFLNRYKISEGAFHQSQVVYMVWNAVNDPLFGYLQDNSRVPCCSQRRLSILYGAPLYSLAFLLAWFPWRSYAPGDWLSGLHLTVALCAFDGMLTFVLLAQCALFAEISSHHQNRLRLIKYNQVASLIGSSSVLFCGVVSNNMEDFLAFQAFAVLIAILSCGCMLYTGFHSESRFDNKASQSDAPASVDQTSHPLACSFSTLKTLTWQILTNRDFQLFVLMNFFQVFMLAFFNNFTMIFTEHLIPPDVLPSLAKSIMYGAAFICPQLLVLSSQSLLHRHGYYRIILFIFYVEAGMAAVMLAIGPQHYYFMAFFLTINMVIIQASFSLFGLPLADIIDTDLQKYKRSSPLSSMVFGTNALFTKPAQSLAPMIVLNILNHFGYEQLKDVTKDSDPSALESLHRAMFYLVCLVPMCVAALQVLAWRPFSIRNSHTVDTKYIDG; encoded by the exons ATGAATGTCTTCCGACACCTGATAAACTTTGGGGTGAACCCTGCAGCGCTGGCTTATGCCATGACCACTCTGGGGTCTAGCATGATAAACAATATGTTCAGCTTCTACTATGTGAAACTCTTCCTGAATAGGTACAAGATATCCGAAGGAGCGTTTCACCAATCACAA GTGGTGTACATGGTGTGGAATGCAGTTAATGACCCTCTCTTTGGTTACCTGCAAGATAACTCCAGGGTACCCTGCTGCTCTCAGCGACGTCTCTCCATCCTGTACGGCGCTCCCCTCTACTCGCTAGCTTTTCTTTTAGCCTGGTTCCCATGGCGTTCCTACGCCCCTGGCGACTGGTTGAGTGGTTTACACTTGACAGTAGCGCTGTGTGCTTTCGATGGCATGCTAACTTTTGTGCTGTTGGCACAATGTGCCTTGTTTGCAGAGATTTCCAGCCATCATCAGAACAGACTTAGACTCATAAAGTACAACCAG GTGGCTTCTCTCATTGGCTCATCCAGTGTCCTCTTCTGTGGTGTGGTTTCCAACAACATGGAAGACTTCTTGGCCTTTCAGGCATTCGCTGTGCTGATTGCTATCCTGAGCTGTGGCTGCATGCTCTACACAGGCTTCCACAGCGAGAGCCGCTTTGACAATAAAGCATCTCAATCAGATGCTCCCGCGTCTGTTGATCAGACTTCGCATCCATTGGCATGCTCCTTCTCCACGTTGAAAACGTTGACATGGCAAATCCTGACCAACAGGGACTTTCAGCTATTTGTACTAATGAACTTCTTCCAGGTGTTCATGCTGGCCTTCTTTAATAATTTTACCATGATATTTACTGAGCACCTGATTCCTCCAGATGTGCTTCCATCATTGGCAAAGAGCATCATGTATGGAGCAGCATTCATCTGTCCACAG CTTTTAGTGCTGAGCTCTCAGAGTCTGCTGCATAGGCATGGCTACTACAGgatcatcctcttcatcttctATGTGGAGGCTGGAATGGCAGCTGTCATGCTAGCAATTGGTCCTCAGCACTACTATTTCATGGCATTTTTCCTCACCATTAACAT GGTTATAATTCAGGCCTCCTTCAGTCTTTTTGGGTTGCCTTTGGCTGACATTATTGACACTGACCTGCAGAAATACAAGCGCAG ttcccctctctcttccatGGTGTTTGGAACAAATGCACTGTTCACAAAGCCAGCTCAGTCTCTGGCTCCTATGATAGTGTTAAATATCCTGAACCACTTTGGGTATGAACAGCTGAAGGATGTCACAAAGGATTCAGATCCGAG TGCCTTGGAGAGCCTCCACAGAGCCATGTTCTACTTGGTTTGCTTGGTGCCCATGTGTGTCGCTGCTCTGCAAGTCCTGGCTTGGAGGCCGTTTTCCATTCGCAACAGTCACACAGTTGACACAAAGTATATTGATGGCTAA
- the cdr2a gene encoding cerebellar degeneration-related protein 2 isoform X1 — translation MLFLPPAGCWGDLPRCCRQQTLKPLTHRGRCELRLTTRGGGLRSASSRQTRVCGASVGWSFGSPLGLKMLTDMILEEEFEKNGESWYNQQELEHDLHLAAELGKTLLDRNHDLEQALQQMYSTNQEQLQEIEYLTKQVELLRQMNDQHAKVYEQLDTAARDLEQGNQRLVQDNRMAQHKIQNLTETIEALQTLMEDLQAQVGELKTAEAERNKRELAEQRRSLGAQSVSCLKELYDLHHDRYQANGSHLVDGLWSPYGSFQDRKKQPDPEEENAALQRSIQTLQSQIAAERSRREAAEREMELTARENSTLEQQLVQLSGYQARQKELEAEVEQLQLLWRADCTKRKPDELLVPDTVFFASEDKPCPEQSKPEEKTETVEEQSRYGRQRCNSDSVLKATNPDEILRSHEQLCIRRAEAVKKRGISLLNEVDAQYSALQVKYDELLQRCQQASDELSHKAVQTSSSPFASGRSRRRLSSSAALSDLSVLLEDGQQPEYKALFKEIFTCIQKTKEDLSGNEQPVRDDESSN, via the exons ATGCTCTTTCTGCCTCCTGCCGGATGCTGGGGTGATTTGCCACGTTGCTGTAGACAACAGACTTTAAAGCCTCTCACACACCGGGGACGATGTGAGTTACGTTTGACCACTCGAGGCGGTGGACTGCGGTCAGCTTCTAGCCGTCAAACTCGAGTGTGTGGGGCTTCTGTCGGGTGGAGTTTTGGGTCACCCCTCGGTTTGAAAATGCTAACCGACATGATTTTGGAGGAAGAATTTGAGAAGAATGGAGAGTCTTGGTACAACCAGCAAGAGCTCGAACACG atCTTCATTTGGCAGCAGAGCTGGGGAAAACCCTCCTCGACAGAAACCATGACTTGGAGCAGGCCCTGCAGCAGATGTACTCCACCAACcaggagcagctgcaggaaaTCGAG TACTTAACCAAGCAAGTGGAGCTGCTGCGTCAGATGAATGACCAGCATGCCAAAGTGTATGAGCAGCTAGACACGGCAGCCAGGGATCTGGAGCAAGGCAATCAGAGGCTGGTGCAGGACAACCGCATGGCCCAACACAAGATCCAAAA tttAACTGAGACCATCGAAGCGCTTCAGACCCTCATGGAGGACCTGCAGGCCCAAGTCGGGGAACTAAAGACTGCAGAAGCAGAGCGAAATAAGAGAGAGCTGGCAGAGCAGAGGCGCAGCCTTGGAGCACAGAGCGTGTCCTGTCTTAAAGAGCTGTATGACTTGCACCATGACAG GTATCAAGCCAATGGCAGTCACCTTGTGGATGGACTCTGGTCACCTTATGGCTCGTTTCAAGACCGAAAAAAGCAACCAGACCCAGAGGAGGAGAACGCTGCTCTCCAGCGCTCCATCCAAACGCTTCAAAGCCAGATAGCTGCTGAGCGGAGCCGCAGGGAGGCTGCAGAGCGGGAGATGGAGTTGACAGCAAGGGAAAACAGCACCCTGGAACAGCAGCTGGTCCAGCTGTCAGGCTACCAGGCCAGACAAAAGGAGCTGGAGGCCGAAGTAGAACAGCTGCAGCTTCTGTGGCGCGCCGACTGCACCAAaag GAAACCTGACGAGCTGCTGGTGCCTGACACCGTATTCTTTGCCTCGGAGGACAAGCCCTGCCCAGAGCAAAGCAAGCCAGAGGAGAAGACTGAAACTGTCGAGGAGCAGAGCAGATACGGCCgacagaggtgcaacagtgACAGCGTGTTGAAGGCAACAAACCCAGATGAAATTCTCCGTAGTCACGAGCAGCTATGTATACGTCGAGCCGAGGCTGTGAAAAAGAGGGGCATCTCTCTGCTCAATGAGGTGGATGCACAGTACAGCGCACTGCAG GTGAAATACGATGAGCTGTTACAGCGATGCCAGCAAGCCTCAGACGAGCTCAGCCACAAAGCTGTCCAGACATCCAGCAGTCCCTTTGCCAGCGGCCGCTCCCGCCGCCGCCTGTCCAGCTCTGCAGCTCTGTCTGATCTGTCCGTGCTTCTTGAAGACGGCCAGCAGCCGGAGTACAAGGCTCTCTTCAAGGAGATCTTCACCTGCATCCAAAAGACCAAAGAGGACCTCAGCGGAAACGAACAACCGGTCAGGGACGATGAATCCTCCAACTGA
- the cdr2a gene encoding cerebellar degeneration-related protein 2 isoform X2 yields MLTDMILEEEFEKNGESWYNQQELEHDLHLAAELGKTLLDRNHDLEQALQQMYSTNQEQLQEIEYLTKQVELLRQMNDQHAKVYEQLDTAARDLEQGNQRLVQDNRMAQHKIQNLTETIEALQTLMEDLQAQVGELKTAEAERNKRELAEQRRSLGAQSVSCLKELYDLHHDRYQANGSHLVDGLWSPYGSFQDRKKQPDPEEENAALQRSIQTLQSQIAAERSRREAAEREMELTARENSTLEQQLVQLSGYQARQKELEAEVEQLQLLWRADCTKRKPDELLVPDTVFFASEDKPCPEQSKPEEKTETVEEQSRYGRQRCNSDSVLKATNPDEILRSHEQLCIRRAEAVKKRGISLLNEVDAQYSALQVKYDELLQRCQQASDELSHKAVQTSSSPFASGRSRRRLSSSAALSDLSVLLEDGQQPEYKALFKEIFTCIQKTKEDLSGNEQPVRDDESSN; encoded by the exons ATGCTAACCGACATGATTTTGGAGGAAGAATTTGAGAAGAATGGAGAGTCTTGGTACAACCAGCAAGAGCTCGAACACG atCTTCATTTGGCAGCAGAGCTGGGGAAAACCCTCCTCGACAGAAACCATGACTTGGAGCAGGCCCTGCAGCAGATGTACTCCACCAACcaggagcagctgcaggaaaTCGAG TACTTAACCAAGCAAGTGGAGCTGCTGCGTCAGATGAATGACCAGCATGCCAAAGTGTATGAGCAGCTAGACACGGCAGCCAGGGATCTGGAGCAAGGCAATCAGAGGCTGGTGCAGGACAACCGCATGGCCCAACACAAGATCCAAAA tttAACTGAGACCATCGAAGCGCTTCAGACCCTCATGGAGGACCTGCAGGCCCAAGTCGGGGAACTAAAGACTGCAGAAGCAGAGCGAAATAAGAGAGAGCTGGCAGAGCAGAGGCGCAGCCTTGGAGCACAGAGCGTGTCCTGTCTTAAAGAGCTGTATGACTTGCACCATGACAG GTATCAAGCCAATGGCAGTCACCTTGTGGATGGACTCTGGTCACCTTATGGCTCGTTTCAAGACCGAAAAAAGCAACCAGACCCAGAGGAGGAGAACGCTGCTCTCCAGCGCTCCATCCAAACGCTTCAAAGCCAGATAGCTGCTGAGCGGAGCCGCAGGGAGGCTGCAGAGCGGGAGATGGAGTTGACAGCAAGGGAAAACAGCACCCTGGAACAGCAGCTGGTCCAGCTGTCAGGCTACCAGGCCAGACAAAAGGAGCTGGAGGCCGAAGTAGAACAGCTGCAGCTTCTGTGGCGCGCCGACTGCACCAAaag GAAACCTGACGAGCTGCTGGTGCCTGACACCGTATTCTTTGCCTCGGAGGACAAGCCCTGCCCAGAGCAAAGCAAGCCAGAGGAGAAGACTGAAACTGTCGAGGAGCAGAGCAGATACGGCCgacagaggtgcaacagtgACAGCGTGTTGAAGGCAACAAACCCAGATGAAATTCTCCGTAGTCACGAGCAGCTATGTATACGTCGAGCCGAGGCTGTGAAAAAGAGGGGCATCTCTCTGCTCAATGAGGTGGATGCACAGTACAGCGCACTGCAG GTGAAATACGATGAGCTGTTACAGCGATGCCAGCAAGCCTCAGACGAGCTCAGCCACAAAGCTGTCCAGACATCCAGCAGTCCCTTTGCCAGCGGCCGCTCCCGCCGCCGCCTGTCCAGCTCTGCAGCTCTGTCTGATCTGTCCGTGCTTCTTGAAGACGGCCAGCAGCCGGAGTACAAGGCTCTCTTCAAGGAGATCTTCACCTGCATCCAAAAGACCAAAGAGGACCTCAGCGGAAACGAACAACCGGTCAGGGACGATGAATCCTCCAACTGA
- the sdr42e2 gene encoding putative short-chain dehydrogenase/reductase family 42E member 2 isoform X1, whose protein sequence is MELCSPSMTESGGSLCQVKQFPCQSVPICRLQNNGHHGHNIAHLAQQPWVIHPAPAVASGPGPSVAVRNRVNTATAATCSSPDCVASRLGEEKHRGVPKGKVVVTGGGGYFGFRLGRQLANEGFSVILLDLNKPPCDIPDGATFYQSDIRDYSSLYKVCEGVDCMFHTASYGMSGPEQLRKEQVESVNIGGTNNVINVCKERSIPRLVYTSTINVVFAGKPIVDGDEASVPYVPLDAHIDHYSRTKAIAEQMVIAANGGSLKGGGLLRTCILRPCGIYGPEERRHLHRVMMNVERRLFSFRFGDPLAQMNWVHVDNLVLAHRQAAEALTLKRSCVASGQAYFINDGVSVNLFEWLMPLFEKLGYSQPLINLPVSLVYSAAILVEYLHVVLRPVITVPLLFTRSEVRNIAVSHTFKIDKARRDLGYSPKPYSLADSVEQYLKSRPPRNTSSLFSLSQTSRQLRRLFLLLLMGFSVVILMLCCVICQN, encoded by the exons ATGGAGCTGTGCAGTCCCAGCATGACTGAAAGCGGAGGCTCTCTGTGCCAGGTGAAGCAGTTTCCCTGCCAAAGCGTCCCCATTTGTCGCCTGCAGAACAACGGGCACCACGGGCACAACATCGCCCACCTCGCTCAGCAGCCGTGGGTCATCCATCCAGCCCCAGCAGTCGCCTCCGGGCCGGGGCCCTCTGTGGCTGTGAGAAACAGAGTAAACACCGCCACCGCTGCTACCTGCAGCAGCCCCGACTGTGTGGCCTCCAGACTGGgagaggaaaagcaccgaggTGTCCCAAAGGGGAAAGTGGTAGTGACGGGAGGAGGGGGATACTTTGGTTTCAGGCTTGGGAGACAACTGGCAAATGAAGGGTTTTCAGTAATCCTTCTGGACTTGAATAAGCCTCCCTGTGATATTCCCGATGGAGCGACATTCTATCAG AGTGACATTCGAGATTATTCTTCCCTGTATAAAGTGTGTGAAGGGGTTGACTGCATGTTCCACACGGCGTCTTATGGCATGTCTGGCCCAGAGCAG TTGAGGAAAGAGCAGGTGGAGTCCGTCAACATTGGTGGAACCAATAACGTCATAAATG TGTGTAAGGAGAGGAGCATCCCCAGACTGGTGTACACCAGCACCATCAACGTGGTGTTTGCAGGGAAACCGATTGTGGATGGTGATGAGGCTTCGGTGCCATATGTGCCCCTTGATGCT CATATTGACCACTACTCCAGAACTAAAGCGATTGCGGAGCAGATGGTCATCGCAGCCAACGGGGGCTCCCTCAAAG GTGGAGGCCTGCTGCGCACTTGCATCCTGCGGCCCTGTGGCATCTACGGACCAGAGGAGAGAAGACACCTACACAGAGTGATG ATGAACGTGGAGCGTCGGTTGTTCAGTTTCCGGTTTGGTGACCCCCTGGCTCAAATGAACTGGGTGCACGTAGATAACCTGGTACTGGCCCACAGGCAAGCAGCTGAGGCCCTCACGCTGAAGAGGAGCTGTGTCGCT AGTGGACAGGCCTATTTTATTAACGATGGCGTTTCGGTCAATCTGTTTGAATGGTTGATGCCTTTG TTTGAGAAGCTGGGCTACAGCCAGCCGTTGATAAATCTGCCGGTTTCACTCGTCTATTCAGCAG CCATCCTGGTGGAATATCTGCACGTGGTCCTGAGACCGGTGATAACAGTGCCGCTCCTTTTCACCAGAAGTGAG GTCAGGAACATCGCAGTGAGCCACACTTTTAAAATTGACAAGGCCCGCCGAGATCTGGGCTACAGCCCGAAGCCTTACTCCCTTGCAGACTCCGTGGAGCAATACCTGAAGTCTCGACCGCCTCGCAACACCTCGTCGCTTTTCAGCCTGTCCCAGACCTCCCGGCAGCTCCGGCGgctttttctgctgcttctgaTGGGTTTCAGCGTGGTGATACTCATGCTATGTTGCGTAATTTGTCAGAACTAA
- the sdr42e2 gene encoding putative short-chain dehydrogenase/reductase family 42E member 2 isoform X2: protein MELCSPSMTESGGSLCQVKQFPCQSVPICRLQNNGHHGHNIAHLAQQPWVIHPAPAVASGPGPSVAVRNRVNTATAATCSSPDCVASRLGEEKHRGVPKGKVVVTGGGGYFGFRLGRQLANEGFSVILLDLNKPPCDIPDGATFYQSDIRDYSSLYKVCEGVDCMFHTASYGMSGPEQLRKEQVESVNIGGTNNVINVCKERSIPRLVYTSTINVVFAGKPIVDGDEASVPYVPLDAHIDHYSRTKAIAEQMVIAANGGSLKGGGLLRTCILRPCGIYGPEERRHLHRVMMNVERRLFSFRFGDPLAQMNWVHVDNLVLAHRQAAEALTLKRSCVASGQAYFINDGVSVNLFEWLMPLFEKLGYSQPLINLPVSLVYSAAILVEYLHVVLRPVITVPLLFTRSENVTAPASSVHISTLEMKLPAV, encoded by the exons ATGGAGCTGTGCAGTCCCAGCATGACTGAAAGCGGAGGCTCTCTGTGCCAGGTGAAGCAGTTTCCCTGCCAAAGCGTCCCCATTTGTCGCCTGCAGAACAACGGGCACCACGGGCACAACATCGCCCACCTCGCTCAGCAGCCGTGGGTCATCCATCCAGCCCCAGCAGTCGCCTCCGGGCCGGGGCCCTCTGTGGCTGTGAGAAACAGAGTAAACACCGCCACCGCTGCTACCTGCAGCAGCCCCGACTGTGTGGCCTCCAGACTGGgagaggaaaagcaccgaggTGTCCCAAAGGGGAAAGTGGTAGTGACGGGAGGAGGGGGATACTTTGGTTTCAGGCTTGGGAGACAACTGGCAAATGAAGGGTTTTCAGTAATCCTTCTGGACTTGAATAAGCCTCCCTGTGATATTCCCGATGGAGCGACATTCTATCAG AGTGACATTCGAGATTATTCTTCCCTGTATAAAGTGTGTGAAGGGGTTGACTGCATGTTCCACACGGCGTCTTATGGCATGTCTGGCCCAGAGCAG TTGAGGAAAGAGCAGGTGGAGTCCGTCAACATTGGTGGAACCAATAACGTCATAAATG TGTGTAAGGAGAGGAGCATCCCCAGACTGGTGTACACCAGCACCATCAACGTGGTGTTTGCAGGGAAACCGATTGTGGATGGTGATGAGGCTTCGGTGCCATATGTGCCCCTTGATGCT CATATTGACCACTACTCCAGAACTAAAGCGATTGCGGAGCAGATGGTCATCGCAGCCAACGGGGGCTCCCTCAAAG GTGGAGGCCTGCTGCGCACTTGCATCCTGCGGCCCTGTGGCATCTACGGACCAGAGGAGAGAAGACACCTACACAGAGTGATG ATGAACGTGGAGCGTCGGTTGTTCAGTTTCCGGTTTGGTGACCCCCTGGCTCAAATGAACTGGGTGCACGTAGATAACCTGGTACTGGCCCACAGGCAAGCAGCTGAGGCCCTCACGCTGAAGAGGAGCTGTGTCGCT AGTGGACAGGCCTATTTTATTAACGATGGCGTTTCGGTCAATCTGTTTGAATGGTTGATGCCTTTG TTTGAGAAGCTGGGCTACAGCCAGCCGTTGATAAATCTGCCGGTTTCACTCGTCTATTCAGCAG CCATCCTGGTGGAATATCTGCACGTGGTCCTGAGACCGGTGATAACAGTGCCGCTCCTTTTCACCAGAAGTGAG AACGTTACAGCACCGGCAAGCTCGGTACATATATCTACCTTGGAGATGAAGTTACCCGCTGTCTGA